The Polyodon spathula isolate WHYD16114869_AA chromosome 3, ASM1765450v1, whole genome shotgun sequence genome has a segment encoding these proteins:
- the LOC121313477 gene encoding GRB2-associated and regulator of MAPK protein-like isoform X2 produces MDARLMLYNNLKDVKWSATSLPLDLLVNSYRLPQIVKLDTGQFKLLEQDRDIKEPVQHFNSVEEVAKAFPERVYVMEEITFNVKVASGECNEDTEVYNITLSTGDELTLMGQAEILYAKTSREKSRLNTIFKKIGKLNSISKLGRGKMPCLICMNHRTNESISLPFQCKGRFSTRSPLEIQMQEGEHTIRNIVEKTRLPVNVIVPSTPPRNQYDLHLIREGHRYKLVNIQTKTVVVCIVLRSNKIIPTHFPLHLAVPKFTIPEGFLKNESWLETMVHRWLSFCQEQFDIDEYSRAVRDVRVDWNEDCKSPKKNSSCPGHSHMPSSLSSARDELTQSFHRLSVCVYGNNLHGNSEVYLQGCKNLCGDWALLSHDSGDSGSDYLFPDVTEEPGQLFPTKSEIPYEELWLDQVAGRQAGQTVSCSAVEMNKCDGNRSSIQLKGTATSSLPAPGPASSAKVSEISLPPPPVPPKSEAVKEECRLLNVPPVPPRSSKPASTSPSVPSRTAQLRQQQTRSPSPTLSYYSSGLHNIVVAENNLPQPAEQNPVCYPCNWMKPDSTDNNKSPFGSPTFEGVHSRSSWPNNFCGATDSHSINDFLPVQCHSYYSYPRQKTPGIAKGNIPASFDASGTEFSEGCASPPKTDEAPIVVPGCPKSASYSLESHTDKTLAECSTAQSLSCPILPPRAPKLNKEKQSTEVSSLPSTIDGAEKEPQTCSTDTPGENLLGNKGTLDIFSISYPFSSPLHLQLAPRSCGDGSPWQPPSDLSELSVEEVSKSLRFIGLSEDVVSLFVTEKIDGNLFIQLTEEILSEDFKLSKLQVKKLIQFISGWRPKM; encoded by the exons GTCAGTTTAAACTGCTGGAACAAGACCGAGATATAAAGGAACCTGTGCAACACTTCAACAGTGTGGAGGAGGTGGCAAAGGCATTTCCTGAGCGGGTTTACGTCATGGAGGAAATAACATTCAACGTGAAG GTTGCTTCAGGagaatgtaatgaagacacagaaGTCTACAACATCACCCTGAGTACTGGGGACGAATTGACTCTAATGGGACAGGCAGAGATCCTGTATGCAAAAACATCAAGGGAGAAGTCCAGACTCAACACCATCTTTAAGAAGATCGGGAAACTAAACTCCATCAGCAAGCTGGGCCGTGGCAAAATGCCGTGCCTTATCTGTATGAACCACAGGACCAACGAGAGCATCAGCCTCCCTTTCCAGTGTAAAGGCCGCTTCAGCACACGCAGCCCACTGGAGATCCAGATGCAGGAAGGGGAGCACACCATCCGTAACATTGTTGAAAAGACCAGGCTGCCTGTTAATGTCATTGTGCCGAGCACCCCTCCCAGGAACCAGTATGACCTGCATCTCATCCGGGAGGGTCACCGCTATAAGCTTGTCAACATCCAGACAAAGACGGTGGTGGTCTGCATTGTGCTGCGCAGCAACAAAATCATCCCTACCCACTTTCCCCTGCACTTGGCCGTGCCAAAGTTCACCATTCCAGAGGGCTTTCTGAAAAATGAGTCCTGGCTGGAGACCATGGTCCACCGATGGTTAAGCTTTTGCCAGGAGCAGTTTGACATTGACGAGTACTCGAGGGCAGTACGGGACGTCCGGGTGGACTGGAACGAAGACTGCAAGAGCCCCAAGAAGAACAGCAGCTGCCCCGGTCACAGCCACATGCCGAGCTCGCTCAGCTCCGCCCGCGATGAACTGACTCAGTCCTTCCACAGACTCTCTGTTTGCGTGTACGGAAACAACCTGCATGGCAACAGTGAGGTCTACCTTCAGGGGTGCAAGAACCTCTGTGGTGATTGGGCTTTGCTTTCTCATGATTCAGGTGACAGCGGGAGCGACTACCTTTTCCCTGACGTGACCGAAGAACCCGGACAGTTATTTCCCACAAAGTCTGAGATTCCTTATGAAGAGCTGTGGCTGGATCAGGTAGCGGGGAGACAAGCTGGGCAGACTGTGTCTTGCTCTGCTGTTGAAATGAACAAATGTGATGGCAACAGAAGCTCCATTCAGTTAAAAGGTACAGCAACATCATCTTTGCCTGCCCCAGGGCCAGCCAGCTCAGCTAAGGTTTCTGAAATATCTCTACCTCCACCTCCAGTGCCTCCAAAGTCTGAAGCT GTAAAGGAAGAATGCAGACTTCTGAATGTCCCGCCTGTCCCCCCACGGAGCTCCAAGCCAGCGTCTACGAGCCCTTCTGTCCCTTCACGCACAGCCCAGCTCCGGCAGCAGCAAACACGCTCCCCCAGCCCCACACTGTCCTACTACTCGTCTGGACTTCACAACAT TGTCGTCGCTGAAAACAATCTCCCCCAGCCAGCTGAACAAAATCCAGTTTGCTACCCGTGTAACTGGATGAAGCCAGATTCAACAGACAATAACAAGTCACCCTTCGGGAGCCCAACTTTCGAAGGTGTCCATTCCAGATCATCTTGGCCGAATAACTTTTGTGGAGCGACGGATTCCCATAGTATTAACGATTTCTTGCCTGTTCAGTGTCACAGTTATTACAGCTACCCGCGGCAGAAGACACCGGGTATCGCAAAGGGAAACATTCCAGCatcctttgatgccagtgggactGAGTTCTCTGAAGGATGTGCTTCACCACCTAAAACAGACGAGGCACCCATTGTCGTTCCAGGCTGCCCTAAATCTGCAAGTTACTCTCTGGaatcacacacagacaaaacCTTAGCAGAATGTAGCACAGCTCAAAGTCTGTCATGCCCTATCTTGCCTCCAAGAGCACCCAAattgaataaagaaaaacagagtACAGAAGTGTCATCTTTACCATCAACCATTGATGGTGCAGAGAAAGAACCTCAGACTTGTTCAACAGACACACCAGGGGAAAACTTACTTGGCAACAAGGGCACACTGGACATCTTCTCTATTTCATACCCGTTTTCGTCACCACTGCATCTTCAGTTGGCACCTAGGTCATGTGGAGATGGGTCACCATGGCAACCGCCCTCTGACCTCTCTGAACTGTCAGTTGAAGAAGTGTCAAAATCCCTCCGGTTTATAGGCTTGTCTGAAGATGTGGTGTCCTTATTTGTCACAGAAAAGATTGACGGAAATTTATTTATACAGCTTACAGAGGAGATTCTATCAGAGGACTTTAAGCTGAGCAAACTTCAAGTAAAGAAACTCATACAATTCATTAGTGGGTGGCGGCCTAAGATGTAG
- the LOC121313477 gene encoding GRB2-associated and regulator of MAPK protein-like isoform X1, with the protein MDARLMLYNNLKDVKWSATSLPLDLLVNSYRLPQIVKLDTGESVEGLRDNDYILLHSCRQWTTITAHSLEEGHYVIGPKIEIPVHYGGQFKLLEQDRDIKEPVQHFNSVEEVAKAFPERVYVMEEITFNVKVASGECNEDTEVYNITLSTGDELTLMGQAEILYAKTSREKSRLNTIFKKIGKLNSISKLGRGKMPCLICMNHRTNESISLPFQCKGRFSTRSPLEIQMQEGEHTIRNIVEKTRLPVNVIVPSTPPRNQYDLHLIREGHRYKLVNIQTKTVVVCIVLRSNKIIPTHFPLHLAVPKFTIPEGFLKNESWLETMVHRWLSFCQEQFDIDEYSRAVRDVRVDWNEDCKSPKKNSSCPGHSHMPSSLSSARDELTQSFHRLSVCVYGNNLHGNSEVYLQGCKNLCGDWALLSHDSGDSGSDYLFPDVTEEPGQLFPTKSEIPYEELWLDQVAGRQAGQTVSCSAVEMNKCDGNRSSIQLKGTATSSLPAPGPASSAKVSEISLPPPPVPPKSEAVKEECRLLNVPPVPPRSSKPASTSPSVPSRTAQLRQQQTRSPSPTLSYYSSGLHNIVVAENNLPQPAEQNPVCYPCNWMKPDSTDNNKSPFGSPTFEGVHSRSSWPNNFCGATDSHSINDFLPVQCHSYYSYPRQKTPGIAKGNIPASFDASGTEFSEGCASPPKTDEAPIVVPGCPKSASYSLESHTDKTLAECSTAQSLSCPILPPRAPKLNKEKQSTEVSSLPSTIDGAEKEPQTCSTDTPGENLLGNKGTLDIFSISYPFSSPLHLQLAPRSCGDGSPWQPPSDLSELSVEEVSKSLRFIGLSEDVVSLFVTEKIDGNLFIQLTEEILSEDFKLSKLQVKKLIQFISGWRPKM; encoded by the exons GTCAGTTTAAACTGCTGGAACAAGACCGAGATATAAAGGAACCTGTGCAACACTTCAACAGTGTGGAGGAGGTGGCAAAGGCATTTCCTGAGCGGGTTTACGTCATGGAGGAAATAACATTCAACGTGAAG GTTGCTTCAGGagaatgtaatgaagacacagaaGTCTACAACATCACCCTGAGTACTGGGGACGAATTGACTCTAATGGGACAGGCAGAGATCCTGTATGCAAAAACATCAAGGGAGAAGTCCAGACTCAACACCATCTTTAAGAAGATCGGGAAACTAAACTCCATCAGCAAGCTGGGCCGTGGCAAAATGCCGTGCCTTATCTGTATGAACCACAGGACCAACGAGAGCATCAGCCTCCCTTTCCAGTGTAAAGGCCGCTTCAGCACACGCAGCCCACTGGAGATCCAGATGCAGGAAGGGGAGCACACCATCCGTAACATTGTTGAAAAGACCAGGCTGCCTGTTAATGTCATTGTGCCGAGCACCCCTCCCAGGAACCAGTATGACCTGCATCTCATCCGGGAGGGTCACCGCTATAAGCTTGTCAACATCCAGACAAAGACGGTGGTGGTCTGCATTGTGCTGCGCAGCAACAAAATCATCCCTACCCACTTTCCCCTGCACTTGGCCGTGCCAAAGTTCACCATTCCAGAGGGCTTTCTGAAAAATGAGTCCTGGCTGGAGACCATGGTCCACCGATGGTTAAGCTTTTGCCAGGAGCAGTTTGACATTGACGAGTACTCGAGGGCAGTACGGGACGTCCGGGTGGACTGGAACGAAGACTGCAAGAGCCCCAAGAAGAACAGCAGCTGCCCCGGTCACAGCCACATGCCGAGCTCGCTCAGCTCCGCCCGCGATGAACTGACTCAGTCCTTCCACAGACTCTCTGTTTGCGTGTACGGAAACAACCTGCATGGCAACAGTGAGGTCTACCTTCAGGGGTGCAAGAACCTCTGTGGTGATTGGGCTTTGCTTTCTCATGATTCAGGTGACAGCGGGAGCGACTACCTTTTCCCTGACGTGACCGAAGAACCCGGACAGTTATTTCCCACAAAGTCTGAGATTCCTTATGAAGAGCTGTGGCTGGATCAGGTAGCGGGGAGACAAGCTGGGCAGACTGTGTCTTGCTCTGCTGTTGAAATGAACAAATGTGATGGCAACAGAAGCTCCATTCAGTTAAAAGGTACAGCAACATCATCTTTGCCTGCCCCAGGGCCAGCCAGCTCAGCTAAGGTTTCTGAAATATCTCTACCTCCACCTCCAGTGCCTCCAAAGTCTGAAGCT GTAAAGGAAGAATGCAGACTTCTGAATGTCCCGCCTGTCCCCCCACGGAGCTCCAAGCCAGCGTCTACGAGCCCTTCTGTCCCTTCACGCACAGCCCAGCTCCGGCAGCAGCAAACACGCTCCCCCAGCCCCACACTGTCCTACTACTCGTCTGGACTTCACAACAT TGTCGTCGCTGAAAACAATCTCCCCCAGCCAGCTGAACAAAATCCAGTTTGCTACCCGTGTAACTGGATGAAGCCAGATTCAACAGACAATAACAAGTCACCCTTCGGGAGCCCAACTTTCGAAGGTGTCCATTCCAGATCATCTTGGCCGAATAACTTTTGTGGAGCGACGGATTCCCATAGTATTAACGATTTCTTGCCTGTTCAGTGTCACAGTTATTACAGCTACCCGCGGCAGAAGACACCGGGTATCGCAAAGGGAAACATTCCAGCatcctttgatgccagtgggactGAGTTCTCTGAAGGATGTGCTTCACCACCTAAAACAGACGAGGCACCCATTGTCGTTCCAGGCTGCCCTAAATCTGCAAGTTACTCTCTGGaatcacacacagacaaaacCTTAGCAGAATGTAGCACAGCTCAAAGTCTGTCATGCCCTATCTTGCCTCCAAGAGCACCCAAattgaataaagaaaaacagagtACAGAAGTGTCATCTTTACCATCAACCATTGATGGTGCAGAGAAAGAACCTCAGACTTGTTCAACAGACACACCAGGGGAAAACTTACTTGGCAACAAGGGCACACTGGACATCTTCTCTATTTCATACCCGTTTTCGTCACCACTGCATCTTCAGTTGGCACCTAGGTCATGTGGAGATGGGTCACCATGGCAACCGCCCTCTGACCTCTCTGAACTGTCAGTTGAAGAAGTGTCAAAATCCCTCCGGTTTATAGGCTTGTCTGAAGATGTGGTGTCCTTATTTGTCACAGAAAAGATTGACGGAAATTTATTTATACAGCTTACAGAGGAGATTCTATCAGAGGACTTTAAGCTGAGCAAACTTCAAGTAAAGAAACTCATACAATTCATTAGTGGGTGGCGGCCTAAGATGTAG
- the LOC121313477 gene encoding GRB2-associated and regulator of MAPK protein-like isoform X3, with product MTWKNRKLHIKSQYILQVASGECNEDTEVYNITLSTGDELTLMGQAEILYAKTSREKSRLNTIFKKIGKLNSISKLGRGKMPCLICMNHRTNESISLPFQCKGRFSTRSPLEIQMQEGEHTIRNIVEKTRLPVNVIVPSTPPRNQYDLHLIREGHRYKLVNIQTKTVVVCIVLRSNKIIPTHFPLHLAVPKFTIPEGFLKNESWLETMVHRWLSFCQEQFDIDEYSRAVRDVRVDWNEDCKSPKKNSSCPGHSHMPSSLSSARDELTQSFHRLSVCVYGNNLHGNSEVYLQGCKNLCGDWALLSHDSGDSGSDYLFPDVTEEPGQLFPTKSEIPYEELWLDQVAGRQAGQTVSCSAVEMNKCDGNRSSIQLKGTATSSLPAPGPASSAKVSEISLPPPPVPPKSEAVKEECRLLNVPPVPPRSSKPASTSPSVPSRTAQLRQQQTRSPSPTLSYYSSGLHNIVVAENNLPQPAEQNPVCYPCNWMKPDSTDNNKSPFGSPTFEGVHSRSSWPNNFCGATDSHSINDFLPVQCHSYYSYPRQKTPGIAKGNIPASFDASGTEFSEGCASPPKTDEAPIVVPGCPKSASYSLESHTDKTLAECSTAQSLSCPILPPRAPKLNKEKQSTEVSSLPSTIDGAEKEPQTCSTDTPGENLLGNKGTLDIFSISYPFSSPLHLQLAPRSCGDGSPWQPPSDLSELSVEEVSKSLRFIGLSEDVVSLFVTEKIDGNLFIQLTEEILSEDFKLSKLQVKKLIQFISGWRPKM from the exons atgacGTGGAAAAATAGGAAACTGCACATCAAGAGccaatacatcttacag GTTGCTTCAGGagaatgtaatgaagacacagaaGTCTACAACATCACCCTGAGTACTGGGGACGAATTGACTCTAATGGGACAGGCAGAGATCCTGTATGCAAAAACATCAAGGGAGAAGTCCAGACTCAACACCATCTTTAAGAAGATCGGGAAACTAAACTCCATCAGCAAGCTGGGCCGTGGCAAAATGCCGTGCCTTATCTGTATGAACCACAGGACCAACGAGAGCATCAGCCTCCCTTTCCAGTGTAAAGGCCGCTTCAGCACACGCAGCCCACTGGAGATCCAGATGCAGGAAGGGGAGCACACCATCCGTAACATTGTTGAAAAGACCAGGCTGCCTGTTAATGTCATTGTGCCGAGCACCCCTCCCAGGAACCAGTATGACCTGCATCTCATCCGGGAGGGTCACCGCTATAAGCTTGTCAACATCCAGACAAAGACGGTGGTGGTCTGCATTGTGCTGCGCAGCAACAAAATCATCCCTACCCACTTTCCCCTGCACTTGGCCGTGCCAAAGTTCACCATTCCAGAGGGCTTTCTGAAAAATGAGTCCTGGCTGGAGACCATGGTCCACCGATGGTTAAGCTTTTGCCAGGAGCAGTTTGACATTGACGAGTACTCGAGGGCAGTACGGGACGTCCGGGTGGACTGGAACGAAGACTGCAAGAGCCCCAAGAAGAACAGCAGCTGCCCCGGTCACAGCCACATGCCGAGCTCGCTCAGCTCCGCCCGCGATGAACTGACTCAGTCCTTCCACAGACTCTCTGTTTGCGTGTACGGAAACAACCTGCATGGCAACAGTGAGGTCTACCTTCAGGGGTGCAAGAACCTCTGTGGTGATTGGGCTTTGCTTTCTCATGATTCAGGTGACAGCGGGAGCGACTACCTTTTCCCTGACGTGACCGAAGAACCCGGACAGTTATTTCCCACAAAGTCTGAGATTCCTTATGAAGAGCTGTGGCTGGATCAGGTAGCGGGGAGACAAGCTGGGCAGACTGTGTCTTGCTCTGCTGTTGAAATGAACAAATGTGATGGCAACAGAAGCTCCATTCAGTTAAAAGGTACAGCAACATCATCTTTGCCTGCCCCAGGGCCAGCCAGCTCAGCTAAGGTTTCTGAAATATCTCTACCTCCACCTCCAGTGCCTCCAAAGTCTGAAGCT GTAAAGGAAGAATGCAGACTTCTGAATGTCCCGCCTGTCCCCCCACGGAGCTCCAAGCCAGCGTCTACGAGCCCTTCTGTCCCTTCACGCACAGCCCAGCTCCGGCAGCAGCAAACACGCTCCCCCAGCCCCACACTGTCCTACTACTCGTCTGGACTTCACAACAT TGTCGTCGCTGAAAACAATCTCCCCCAGCCAGCTGAACAAAATCCAGTTTGCTACCCGTGTAACTGGATGAAGCCAGATTCAACAGACAATAACAAGTCACCCTTCGGGAGCCCAACTTTCGAAGGTGTCCATTCCAGATCATCTTGGCCGAATAACTTTTGTGGAGCGACGGATTCCCATAGTATTAACGATTTCTTGCCTGTTCAGTGTCACAGTTATTACAGCTACCCGCGGCAGAAGACACCGGGTATCGCAAAGGGAAACATTCCAGCatcctttgatgccagtgggactGAGTTCTCTGAAGGATGTGCTTCACCACCTAAAACAGACGAGGCACCCATTGTCGTTCCAGGCTGCCCTAAATCTGCAAGTTACTCTCTGGaatcacacacagacaaaacCTTAGCAGAATGTAGCACAGCTCAAAGTCTGTCATGCCCTATCTTGCCTCCAAGAGCACCCAAattgaataaagaaaaacagagtACAGAAGTGTCATCTTTACCATCAACCATTGATGGTGCAGAGAAAGAACCTCAGACTTGTTCAACAGACACACCAGGGGAAAACTTACTTGGCAACAAGGGCACACTGGACATCTTCTCTATTTCATACCCGTTTTCGTCACCACTGCATCTTCAGTTGGCACCTAGGTCATGTGGAGATGGGTCACCATGGCAACCGCCCTCTGACCTCTCTGAACTGTCAGTTGAAGAAGTGTCAAAATCCCTCCGGTTTATAGGCTTGTCTGAAGATGTGGTGTCCTTATTTGTCACAGAAAAGATTGACGGAAATTTATTTATACAGCTTACAGAGGAGATTCTATCAGAGGACTTTAAGCTGAGCAAACTTCAAGTAAAGAAACTCATACAATTCATTAGTGGGTGGCGGCCTAAGATGTAG